Below is a window of Nicotiana tabacum cultivar K326 chromosome 19, ASM71507v2, whole genome shotgun sequence DNA.
AATTGTACATTAAAACGTACTATACAAGTTATATACCCTATGTAATACCAATTTCCATCAATAGAAAGAGTATACACGCTCAAGTTTTTGTTACATTTTACTTTTGTCTTTGTGAAGATTACTGCATCTTGTTAGACTTTTCAACTTATGCCACTTCTTGCATGGTGTTACCAGGCCTGTGAATTCTAAATTTGTCCATTGTATTAAAGGGTCATTCATACTTTTCTAAGGTATACATTAAGAAGGAAGTTTTTTTGTTTTCTAGGTTTCTGCATGTGAGTCTTATGGCTAGAATTTTTCAGGCTTTGCTGAAAATTTTGATGGGAGGAGAATTTAGATTCTGATCATGCCATGTCTACTAAGAAATTAAGTTTTAAAAGggccctttttttctttcttactcATGAGAAGTCAACATCTAGGCCTATGAATTAAATGAGTAGAAAAAAAGTCAAAGTTTGAAATCTGCAACTAATGAAAGGTCATGAAACCAAAGAATTCACCTCCACATGATTCTTTGCATGAATTTAGCCCTTTTTGAAAAGTAACATGATATCTTCAAAGGAAAACTAGTCTTTAAAAGGGGGAATAAAGTTAAGTTGGATGATATTCCACGCCCACAGCAAGGGCCAGCTGGTCCATTTGTagcttaatttatttacattttcataTCAATTATTTAAACCCTTGCTAATCAATGTGGGTGAGAAATAATGGGGGACTAGAACAGTTAACACATAATATGGAAAGCTATTTAATTGCATGGACACTTTATTAGTAGTAGAGGTGGTGCCTCTTTTCTCCCTTTTCTAAGATGTCCTATTCACTGGattaggattctaaaaatacagtTACACTTCAAAATTTGTCCACAGAATCTTTTGCAAACAAACAAAGCATCATATGTTGGCTCAAAAGTCAAATGTAGAGTAAGAGTTCCTCATGGCCATCAATGATGAGAAGTGCTGCAACAGAGACTGCTAAAGATATGAAACTAATTATCCTAGTATAATGTTACATTTTTTACAAGAAAAACTCCATTTCATCGGATATTTGCACAACTACTTACACATGACCAGGGGACTCCTGGTTGCCATAGGTGTCTCTATTCCAAGGATCTTGGACCTGAGCTGAAAACTGCAAGTTCCAGATCAAGTCTTCCACAGATGGACGTTGCGATGGTTCGTCTGAAAGACATCTTATGCATAGCTCTATTAATGTCCTAAGCGAACCATCTGAACATTCCTTTTGAACAGCTGGATCGATGATGTTTCTCCGAGCTATTTCATCAGCTGTTAAGCTAACTTTTAGCTGCAACAAGAACCaagaaaaggtttgaaaaattAGTGCTTCAACTTGATGACATGAATATTCTTTTCATATATGGGAGACGTCATGAGTGATACTTACGATGTCTTTTGAGACATCTATATCATTTTTTGTATCGATTATCCGTCCGGCGATGAGTTCAAGTAAGATTACTCCAAAGTCGTACACATCGTTTTTCTCCTTGTTAATTAACCTGCATCCAGGAAGATACTAATGAGAGAAGGAATTCATTAAGATGAAGAAACTCCAGTTTTTCGTCCGTGAGAAAAGGTCTTGCTCTTTCAACAggggaaaaaagaaaattaagaCAGTTTAGCGCCAACATAAGAAATGGAATGAAGAAATAAATCAAAGTGTGAGGCACAAAATGACATTAACTAGTAGGCAAGCCACTTGCTGCTCCTAAAAAGAGTAGTGTACTATCTAGGAATCCCTTACATAGTCCAAGTCTATGGCCCTATACATGATCTTCAAGAATCTTAACTAGTAAAAAGAATGATGCTTTGTTGGTGCCTACCCCTAAAAGCAGGGCCGGAGATGTGGTGTCTGGAATTGGTCGACACCATATGTACGGCAATAAACTTTGACTCCCTAAAACCTTTTTAAACCAATTTGCATTTAGAAGTGTCACAGAGAAGTAGTTTCCAATAAGTGCTTCTGAAATTGGACCATAAAAGAGGATCAATGAAGACATAAAATATAGCAGTAGTAGTTGAGAATAATATCACTTACCTTTGCCCATCATTTCCCTTTGATCCACTGGAAGACAATCTGGTATCCTAAGAACAGTTGCAATAATGAAATAATGaatattcaagaataaaataAACGATAAAGAGAGAAAATATTAGAGAAAAGAGACTTGAATACCATTTTCTTGTTTTCAGTTAACAAAGGCAGATTGTATTTGCTAATCTTTACATGGAGATTCTGATCCAGCAAGACATCTGTTATCTTCAATTGATTGGAGAATATCCCTGGTACTATTCCGGTATGTAGGAACTGAATTCCCTTTGCTATCCCTAGTGCAGCTCCCATCCTCTGTGTCCACGTAAACTTTTGAGCTGAATTTGCTTCTACAAAACCAAGGGTTTGCAAAAAAGTCCAGAATAAGAAATCAGAACGACTGTCTTAAAGCCAACACATGCGTTTACATTCAAGCATCCGGCGAAGGAGAAATCCTGAGTTGCCTAATGTAGGAGAAGGTGATCAAAAGCATCGGTAGGTAGTTGCCCTGACTGAGGATAATCTGGTACACGTATCAAAACAATATGGAAGTTTGCAAAATTTCAAAGATGCTTGTTGGTTATAACGTCTATCTTAGGCGTTCAATGTACACCAAAAGTCATTTCCTTGGACTTTGTACAATCTATGTAACATGCTGTAAATAGTCAACTAGTAGCTAAAATTAAATGCTCAATTATCAATTGTTGTAGTTGTTATGCCAAATGATAACTTGCGAATCAGATGAAATTTTCTAGACTAGATACCTGATATGACCCCCCGCAGAGTCCCGTTTGGCACAAATTCAAAGACTATACATATTCGGCTAACACTTGAGTCATCTTGATAGCAGTCAAAGCAATGTCCAATAGTACTAACTAAATGACAGTATCTGATCTTTGAAATACGCCCTAGTTGATGAGTATAGGACTGGACGCTATGCCTCTTCCTCATCTTTATGCTTCTTATAGCAACCGCAGTGCCATCTGTGAGCCGTCCTTTGTAGGTCTCCCATCCAGAATACAAAAGAAACACAGTCAGCATTCACCATAGCTACAAGAATTGAGGAATGAACTACAGACCAGTGCAtaggcaggggcagagctagaAGTCGACCTACGGGGTTCGGCTGAATCTAGTAGCTTTAATCCAAActctatatttgtattaaaaaatttattaaatatgtacaaaagtTATGTTTAGAACACAGTTATTAACACCTTATTTCGTTATGCTAGAATTTAGAACCCATAAAGTtgaaatcctggctccgcctcaGTGCATAGGTACTAACATTGTTCAAATTGTCTTGCAGCATTTAGTAAAGAAATGCATACCTGCCCATTGGAACCTGCACCGATTAGATTTGATATATCAAAGTTACTAGTGGCCTCCCGAAGCTCATCCAAGACAAACGTTCGATAAGGAGGGGCCCCAAGCAGTCCCAACTTCCTCGTTTCAGAAATATACCCTGTCAAGAATTAAAGGTTAAAATACATCTTGAACTTTAGGCAAAGAACAGAGTTTCTTCCAATAACATAGTACCAGAAAATTTTCTGAAGCAAATTGATGTGTTCAATCTATATATAAAGAAACTCCCTTTGCAGAATAATGCATAAATTCAGATGTTTATACAGACTTTTCAAGTACATTGACAGAACATTAGATCTACAATTTCCAGGATCTACAACATTTCACAAGTTGAAATCATAAACATAAAATGCGTGAGAGAAAGAGCTTACTTGCATCATTAAGCAGCTTAAGAGTGTGAGCAGGAGAGACCTTTTCAAGTATCAGTTTTGTTTGAGGGGTTTTGCTAGCTTTCTTCTTGGCATACTCTCGTCTAACAACCACGAAAGCCAAACCGATTATCGCTATTCCTCCAACAAACCCTCCTACCATACTTGATGCAAGAACAGCTTTACCATTTCCCCCTTTGACCTTTTCCTTATGAGGCTCAATACTAACAGCCAAAGCTTCATTATGGCAAAATGAATAAGGATGTTGCCATTGCTCTCTATTCCACAAACAATTCCCAGAAAACAAAGCAATCTTAGAACCAAAACTAGGGTGCAAGCAAGCAGGCAACTCCCCTGTCAAGTAATTCGACGATAGATTCACAAATGAAAGCTCTTGACTACATGTCATATTCTTCAAAAGCTTCCCGGTTAATTTGTTTCCAGAAATATCCACATAGCTTAGTAATGGAAGTGATAAAATTGATGGTGAAAAGGGTCCAACAAGCTCATTAAAGGAAATGTCCAGTTTCTTTAACTGGTAACAGGAACTCAATTCTTTTGGTACCCCTAAACTGAACTTGTTCTTCCTAAGTACCAAAGAAGCTAACTTTTTTGGAACATTAGGGAAATTGGGTCCAAGATAGTTACTTTCCAAATCAAGAACTTGTAAATTTGAcagattttgaaaatttggaacTTGCCCAGAAAAATTATTAGCAGAAAGAGAAAGGATTCTTAGGGTTTGTAAATTGGACAAAGAATTAGGTAATGAACCATAAAATGAATTGTTCTTGAAACTCAAAACAGACAAAGAAGGAAGTGAACCTACCCATTCAGGAACTTGACCTGTGAACTTATTATCATCCAAAATAAGTGTCTGAAGGCTCTTCAAATATAAAATCTCTCCTGGAATCTCACCATAAAAGAAGTTTGAACTAATGTTGACAATTTCCAAAGAAGATAATAAGCCAATATTTTTAGGTAAAGTTCCTCTCAAACCCAAAGAAACTAAAGAAAGAACCTTTAAATTAGGCAAAAGAGCAAGATTGGAGAAAAGGGTGTCAGTAGAAAAGCCCCGAGGCAAATTAGGAAACCAGTTGTAACCAGAAACATGAAGCTGTGTTATGTTATCATCATAGCAGACAAGTGTTAAAGCAGTGTTTGGCTCACTGTTGCAAAAATCTGTGTTGTCACTCCAGCTACTCAAATCTCGTGGGAAGTTCAAAAGCTGCTTGATTTTCTCTATTGCTTCATACTGTGAAGATTCTAAGAACTGGTGTGAGTATTTGAACTGAAGAAACACCATGAATACTAGAAGCCACAATGAACACTGCATTGAATCTGCAATTCCCATAGCAAATTTTGCTGATTCTTTTCAGGGGCTAAAATTTTACACTTCAAAAAATGGTGGGGTTGAAGAAGCTGCATGCATTTTTATAGATTAAACTCACTAGAAAGTAGAGTGGTACATTTCTTGATAATTAATTTAGGATACCATGAACGAGAACTGCTCTGTAAGCACGTTTATGTGTAGTATAATATGGTTTTCTTTGTGTCTTTCCTAAGGTTTTGTTTGTACTTTCTAGGATGGGGAAAAATATATACAGCTGTATCCTCTAGCTTATTAGGAATTTAATCACATTCATGAACGATATTTACTactataaaaattttcttttactttgtaCTATGATCTATGTACAGAAATTATTTGTTAGGTGCATAGACCATTCACAAGAGTTTAGGTTGCTATGTTATATTAGACCAGACCACGTTACTTTAATATGATTAAGTAATATACTAAAGTAAAATTAATCATTAATTAACTACTGTTTAAGTAATAAAAACGTATGTAGAAGACAAACATTGTGTTAGCATTGATTTGATATAAGCAATGAGTGATTTAATATTATTTATGACAATATTGatatttacaacaacaacaacaatccaattGAATTCCGCTAgtaggtctggggagggtagagtgtacagACCTTATTCTACTTCGGAGGATATTTTCGAGAGACCCTACCTCGGCTCAGAGATAATAGAATAATATTGATATTTAGGAAgtcaaaataatatattttattgcGATAGGAATTAATGAACGATATTTAGTACTTTACTAAAAAATACATTTTTACTTTGTATGATCTATGTACAAAAAATTTGTTAGGTGCACAGACCAGCCAAAATAGGTACGTTCCTATGTTCATAGTAACTACTGTTAAATAATAGAAGTATATGTAGAAGACACATGCGTTAGCATTGGATTACATTGCATTGCcaaattttgtttatttaaattatgtattaaagtatttaagtactTTGATAATAAAAATGTTCAGGTTTATATTTATGTAGCCAACAAAACATAGAAGTTTAACATTTTAGAAAAAGTGATGCCTGACTTTATATGGAAAATTAAATATTCTGACCCTTATATTTCGAATCTTTGGGAGGGTAAAGTCGGTACGTATAGAGACAAAACATGGCTGATCAATACTCAATAGAATTAAATTACAGTAAAATGTGTACATTATAATAAATTAGTATAAATAATTTTCTAAAATCATATAGTTGACCTCGTAAAGCGTAGGCAATGAGAACACAATTTTCAAGACAAACGGAATAAGCTGTGACAAAATCCCACAAATTAAATTCATAAGTTTTCTTACCAAAGAAATTTTGTCCTTTCTTCTGAATCTTACAGATTTTATGTCCCCAATATGCAGGTGTTTCTTGTAAAATTGAAGggaaaaatactttaaaattctATCAAagtttcttgttttctttataataaagattattgttatttatttagaCAAAAAGTTTAAGCCTATGAAAGGAaaacaataaaaaagaaagaaagcttTCTTAATACATTATAACTATTTTAAGATAACTGCAGCAGAAGCCAACCTGAGTACGTTGAGATCTGTTAGTTCATCCGTGCAAAGACCAAAGATGAGGTTTGTTTAAAGGGAATATCAGACAGTAATAATGTTGATAATGATATCAGACAGTAATTAATCCAAAAATACTCACAAGTAGCTCTTATAACTAAAAGACCCAAGTGGGTATCTTCAGCATATGCACACAACTCAAGATTACTTTTAATGTATAACGCGTAATATTAGGCAAAAAAAATTCATAAAACATAACTCCCCCTCTCAATTTTATTTGTCCATggtactaaaaatatatttttatttcttgtccactatactaaatcaagaaaaaatattttatttcttatttaatccttatcattaactacttatttttcaaatcaTTTTTCAAGACTTTTGGAAATACTACTATTGTTATTAtgggtaaaattataaaatatatatttcatttattatttcttaaggtaCATAAAAAGTCTAAAATGTACGACTAAAAGTAAACATAGGgagtacttattaaaatatgGAGTATAATATGTGTCCGATTTTCACATTGAGACCCAATTAAATTCAGCTTCGCTTCGAAAAGTTCTATATTGAGATAAAATACTCCCTAACATGTAAtttaatatctagaactcaaacTTGAAACATATAGTTAAAAATAAAGGAATAGTTATCCCTCCACTCCCAATATACTTTTCAAAAATCAAATCATATACTACAATTTTCCCGAAATAAAAAAATGAGTCTATCACCAAAAGAAAATCCCTATTATAGTGGCCATGTCACATTTTTTGTCATTAACTGGAAAAAGCACTTTGGGAAAGTGACTTAACTTAAGGAAAATCTCGAACAAGAACAAAATTTGCATAACCAAAACTGTTTCAGTGTAGGTGTTGTCCCGAAAAGCAAAGggatctttcctttttccttattaacttttttttttttccccGAAAACGACGTTTCTGAAAATATTCAGCAATTGGAAAATACGTATGGTCTGTAATAAAAATAGATTCTTCTCGGTTTTAATCTAGTAGGGTAGTACTTTTTCTGTTTTTTGCTACTTAACTATTCTTCTCGATATTCAGTAGTGATCTTACACTTTATGTTAAATGTGATAGTTTCTAATTCTATTTGATTTGTAAGATTACAAGGCAAGAAGTTAGGAGAGTAGTTTCTGTTGCCTGCTGCCCCCTCTGTTCTCTACTTTCAATTTCGAGCATTAAACAATACATCATTTACAGAAAATCATTTAGTTTAGACTCAAATTAAGCTGACATTTGGATATAAATTTGgttgaaactaaaaaaaaaaaagttgtgttgaaaaataaattttgaacgTTGAAATTGTGTTTGAACATGTATTTTACTTgagtaaaagttaaaaaaaaattgagtgaaagAAAAAATTTCATCTACCAGTTTTTTGAaacttgaattattatttttttcaaaaactgatCAAATTCCATGAACAAATAATGTTTTCAATTATAGATTTTTTAAAGTTTAAAAAATTTATATCCAAACGGGAACCGAATATTTTGCATGAACCTAAACTCTTACACAAATATCAAATACTATTGAACCACAAGCCATTAACAACGGAGTTttcattaaaaatatttaaaaaaactgaatttgaaaatatttttttcgttttATAGAAACAAATCAGACAAACACCTCTTTTGTTTTTGTATAAAAAGCACAACACTTGAGTTTGCGAACTCCATAGCAAACACCTCTATTTTTTTCGTGCAATATCATTCACATGCCGAACAGTTCGAAATTTAGAAGACGAAAAAATTGAGCGGAGAATGAGGACAGAGCATAATAATGTGATAACGTCCAAAGTAGTATCACAtgtcacaaaaaatgaaaaaagaggtaCTCCGTTGGTCACCGCAAAGACATGCACGTCAATGAATTGAGAGCAACCTCAAAAGTTGTCTATTTCCCTCTGTTGTAAAAGTTAGAAGAGACTCAGTATCAGATATGTACAGAATACAGAAATCCAGTGCTACTATATGTTACATCAGATTAGTCACGGATGTGCTTAGCTTGTGACTTGTGAAATACCGCTCCTTATGCGCCCTACCAAACGATCCCTAAGTGAAAATCAGCAATACAATAATACTTCTtccgttttaatttatatgaatctatttcttttttagtttgtgtcaaaaaaataatcatttttcatatttggaaacaatttatctTTATGCAATATTTTATGGCCACAtaaaatatatgtgtctcattttacaccacTAGTTCAAAGATCTTCTCTCTTTTTTAAAACTCTGTGTCCAGTtaaataggttcatataaattgaaataaCATGAGTACTATTTATTGGGAGGGAATAGAACTGCTGGTTCGGTTCTTGTGATGCTTTTCATTTGGGAAGATCAAAATATAAGTTTACTTCACTTGATGCTTTTCTTAGCCCAAAA
It encodes the following:
- the LOC107797887 gene encoding putative inactive leucine-rich repeat receptor-like protein kinase At3g03770 — encoded protein: MGIADSMQCSLWLLVFMVFLQFKYSHQFLESSQYEAIEKIKQLLNFPRDLSSWSDNTDFCNSEPNTALTLVCYDDNITQLHVSGYNWFPNLPRGFSTDTLFSNLALLPNLKVLSLVSLGLRGTLPKNIGLLSSLEIVNISSNFFYGEIPGEILYLKSLQTLILDDNKFTGQVPEWVGSLPSLSVLSFKNNSFYGSLPNSLSNLQTLRILSLSANNFSGQVPNFQNLSNLQVLDLESNYLGPNFPNVPKKLASLVLRKNKFSLGVPKELSSCYQLKKLDISFNELVGPFSPSILSLPLLSYVDISGNKLTGKLLKNMTCSQELSFVNLSSNYLTGELPACLHPSFGSKIALFSGNCLWNREQWQHPYSFCHNEALAVSIEPHKEKVKGGNGKAVLASSMVGGFVGGIAIIGLAFVVVRREYAKKKASKTPQTKLILEKVSPAHTLKLLNDARYISETRKLGLLGAPPYRTFVLDELREATSNFDISNLIGAGSNGQTYKGRLTDGTAVAIRSIKMRKRHSVQSYTHQLGRISKIRYCHLVSTIGHCFDCYQDDSSVSRICIVFEFVPNGTLRGVISEANSAQKFTWTQRMGAALGIAKGIQFLHTGIVPGIFSNQLKITDVLLDQNLHVKISKYNLPLLTENKKMDTRLSSSGSKGNDGQRLINKEKNDVYDFGVILLELIAGRIIDTKNDIDVSKDILKVSLTADEIARRNIIDPAVQKECSDGSLRTLIELCIRCLSDEPSQRPSVEDLIWNLQFSAQVQDPWNRDTYGNQESPGHV